CCGATGGAAGAGCACGCGCATCACAAACGGAATCCCAAGGTGGCGGCCCACCCACGAGTCGATCTGGAACGGCACGTGGCCGACGTCCCGGCCCGACAACTTCGTCTCGTGCTCGTCGGCGACGTCAAGTGCGATCTCGGCACCGGAGTTGCCCGCCCCGACGACGAGCACGTCCCCGTCCTGGAGCTGATCGGGGTTGCGGTAGTCACTCGTGTGCAGTTGGACGACGTCGTCGGGGAGATCCGCTGCGAAATCCGGGATCTTCGGGACCTGGTAACTTGCCATCGCCACTACGACGTTGTCCGTCTCGATCCGTCGGTCACTCGCAGTGACGAGGAAGCCATCGTCGCTCCGTTCCAGCCCGTCCACGCGGACGCCGAGTTCGACGGGCAGGTCGAACCGTTGGGCGTAAGTCTCCAAGTAGTCGGCCACCTCGTCCTTCGTGGGGAAGGCGTACGGTGAGCTCAGATAGTCCATCCCCGGTAGGCTCGAGTAGCGGGCGGGGGTGAACACTCGGAGGGAGTCCCAGCGGGCTCGCCATGCGTCGCCAACGTGGTCGCTCGCATCAAGGATTACGAAATCTTGATCATGCTGCTGCAGGTAGTACCCGGTTGCCAGTCCGGCCTGGCCACCACCGATAACGACGGTATCGTATTGTTCGATCATGCATTTGTTCCTCGATGAGCGTACGCGTTGCTGGAAAGTGATGATGCCGGATGCAAGATTTCACGCCCTGAAATCTCGGGTAAGTCAGGTGTCTGCTACGTCAGGGTTCCCGGCTGACCGGTTTACAAGTCTGATGGTGGTGGTCATCGCTAGGGCGTTATGACGACTCGTGGGAATCGAAGGCGGCAGGGTCGACCGGCGTCGCCTCCTCGCGAACCTGCTCGAAGACTGAAATGGCCCACTCGCGGGCCTCTGGGGCGTCGGTGTCGATGATCGCCGTCAGCGCCCCGGTCTCGGCGTCGTGACAGCAGATGCCGGCCCGGTCGTCCACGATGCCGAGGCCGCAGCGGTCGCCGTCGGGAAGGTGGTCGTGGACGAGGACGGTAGCGTTCTCACAGGCGGTGACTTCCATGATCCGATCAGGATTCCAGGCGAACGTCCCCTCCAGGGCCTTGGGCGTGAACACGTACTCGAACGTCATTCCTTCGAGGACCGCTCCGCAGGCCGTCTCCAGGTTGCTTGATTTGTAGACGATGTTGTCGAACCCGCGCAACGAGGAGGTCGACGCGATGAGCTGGCCGAGACGCTCAACGGGCTCGTAGGGGTAGCCTGGTCCAGGGTAGGAAACCACCGCGTCGGCGAAGAGCTCGGCGGAGAAGCCCGGCATCTCGCCCGGCAGCCACTGCCAGACATCGCGAAGCTTCTCCTCGATCTCCATCGCGTCCCTGAAAGCCAGGAACCGGTCGGCGACGTATTCACCGAGGGGGGTCAGTCCGTACGTGGGGCCATCCCTGTTGAGCCACCGACGCTCTTTGAAGTCGGCGAGCACCCGTCCGACGGTTGGCGAGGAGGCGCCGGTGGCCTCACAAAGCTCTCGACGGTCGGTTGGTCCGTCGGCCAACGCTTCGAGGACGCCGACGCGGTGGGCCGACGTGGCTAGGAATTGGATGTTGTCGATTCCCGCGGTCATATGTGATGAAGGGAGGCGAGGAGCTTAGCGCTTCTCCGTGGGAGAGATACAGGCGACTCTACGATCGAGGGGTTCGGGCGGTTCGAGTGGCGTGCCCTATGCCTGCTTCCCAGCCCGCACCGATTGTGGCGACGCACTCGGCCGTGGTGCTATCGTGGCAGTACCACTTACTGCATTCGCACTCTGTATCTCGCACGCAGAGTTCAACAGGGCAATAGTCGTATGATATGAGAACTCCGAAGATGAGTGCTAGCTTCGGTCATTGCTCTGAAAAACCGAAATCCCTCCCTTCATGAAGGCAAAATTAATGTGTTAATTAGCTAATAAACACAATTACATGCCCAACTCAAAAGCGAATTTGTGGACTACATGGCTGGAAAATAATATGCTCCAAGATATCCAGGACTCCAACCGCCCGGATCCGGTCCCATTCTTGATGACAGTCGACGAACAACTCGACACCACTGATGCAGTCGATAGCTATCGATACGGGAAAAACGACGGCGAGTACCTGTATCTCATCTACTTAGCGGATGATCCACTCGACACTGCGTCCGATATCACCCCCGTCTACGTCGGTGAATCGCGCAACATCGGCTCCCGGATCTACCAACACTACAAGAAAATCGACGACGCGCTCCCGGTCGATGGCTGGGAAGACGACGGCTCGTGGGGTAGCTTCTCGAAATACGACCACATCGCTGCGGTCCGGGATGCCGCCGACTCACAACTCTACGTGTGGATTCTCGACGTCGATACGGTAGAGAAATCGCCCTACGGTGTGGAGACGTACCGACAGGAACTCGAGGCGAAGCTGGTCGGACTCATCTTCGCACATCCGAAGTATCGACAAACGATGACGAACCGTGAGTTCGCACCGAATCAAGCGCTCTACGAGATCGGCAACGCCGGTCACGAGTGGCTCACGACCGATTTCGCGAGACCAGGAACTTCGACTGAGCCCCCTCGAGAAACAGTACCCACCACAGAAAACTCGAAAGCGGAACTCTGGGACCACTGGCTCGAAAAGTACGTTTACACTGACCTTACGGACGAATCGACAGCTGACCCGATCCCCTTGTTCGCCACCGATGAACAACTAACGGTCGAACGGACCGACACGGGTCGTCTCAAACGCTCGGCAGCCATCGACGAGCGAATTCGCACAGAGGGGAAAAAGTGCGTCCATGCCGGGGGACTGAGAGAAGATGGGTATGAGGGAGTCATCTATCTCATGTATCAGCTCGAAGACTTCGAAGAGCGCAGTCGGCCGAGCATCGTGCCGCGATACATTGGGAAAGCAGAAGCGTACGGGAAGAAAAACGAGCTGAGCGCGAACTTCACAGAAATCGCCGCTGAACGGTCGAGTACTCGGAGCTTCGCTCGCTGGGGCGATGGGGACTACTGGCACATCGGCGAACTCTCCATGGCACTCTTCGAAAACGATTCGCGGAAAGTGGCGTGGGCGAGCGAGCTGTTCGAACCAGGGACCCACCGACTCAAGGAACAGACGTACCTCTGGGTGCGGGCATGGGAACAGGGCGTGGACACCGGACCATATGGTTACGAGGCGTATCTCGCCGAGCTCGAACCACAGCTCATCGGCGTTGCTCAGGCTAGCCACCCGAAGCAATTACTGAACAAGAGCAACGTCCCCGATGACGCTCCAATCAATTCGGCTGAATTCTCGTTCGAAGGTGTCCAGGAACTATCGTAGTTGCTGCCACTCAGGACCTTCGCGTCTAAGGACGGCAAGACAGCGCAAATCCAGGCCGGTGCCGAGACGGCTCAATCAATCGGGGACAATCCCGAGTCCGATCGCGTCGGCCTGAAAGAGGCCGACGAGATCGAGAGTGGGTCGATGCAGAATCCCCACGACATGGACGCGACTTACCACCGGAAGGGCGGTGAGTCTCACCGCGGGTACAAATCGAACGTTGCAGAGACCTGTGGCGGTGAAAACCCATTTCGGCTGATCACGACGGTTCGGGTTGGTACAAACAACACCGACGATGGTGACCTGCTAGCCGAAGATGTCGCCGAGTTACCGAACGAGACCGGATTGAGTGATCTCCTCGTTGACGGTGGCTACACGCACAGAGACGTCGAGTCGCGCTGCGGTGATCACGAGATCACGCAGCACTTTACGGGATTGACGGGACAGCGACCGTCTGCGGAGAAGTTGTCGCTGGCAGATGCGGAGTGGGACGGGCACCGAATGGTTGCGTGTCCTGCCAGCAAAACACCCTCGATGAGCCGATGTGCAAGAGATGCGCTATCTATTCAGCACCATCTTACAGAACTACCGTACCTCTGCCAGTTCTCGCCTGACCGATTCAGAGGATGTATTCGGCAGACAATCGTCGTCGGTCTCAGTCTGTCAGCACCAATAACGGGGTCAAGTGAGATAGACGAGTTCGTTATGAGGATTATTCTGGTGACCACTCGCAAGCGTCACCGTAGGTCAGTTGGTTCTCATTGATGTACGTCGACAGACAGGCATAATTGCAAAAGTAACTGGGCGACCCACAGTCAGCGGTGCAGTCACGCACGCAAATCGGGTCGTGGCCGAAGATGTGTGAACCACAATATGCACACGTCTCGTCAGTGTCGGGGGTTTCGATTGTCGTGGACATACGACCCATTGCCAATTGATGACTGAAAGCATTGCGACGGTCCTTCAACGATAGTAGACGGAAGCACTATCCCAAATGCAGAGATCGCGTGACCGATACGCGCCCTGTATCTCGCACGCAGAGTTGAACAGGGCAAAAATATTATGATAGAAGAGCTCCGAAGATGAGTGCTATTCTCGTACCATCGAGTGAACTGTATCCCACTTGTTGACTCCTTGCCCACGAGAATGGGCTACGAAGATCAGAAGAGAGTGTATTATTCTGTCTGATCGGGCCTGAACGACCAAGAGGGCGCTGGCCCGTACAGTCGCTCGTCAGTATCGTCAGCGTACGGCATTCTGTCGGGTGTTTCGAGAAGTTCAACGTAGAGTCCCCATTCCACCCGACAGTACACGTACTGCAACCCCTCTGTCGGCCCACTATCGTTCGTCTTCGGTTCATTGAGGACCGTCACATCACCCCGATCAGCCATTGTATCTACTGCTGTCCCAAGATCTTCAACGTGAAGCGCGAGGTGCATCCCTCCGACGTCGGAATTTTTCGGCGGCGTTTCGTCTTGATCGGGAGCATCCCATTCGAACAGTTCGAGATTCAGTGTCGGTCCACAGCGCAACATCGCCAGTGACGCCCGTGCGTCAGGATGGACATCGAGACGTCGC
This portion of the Halococcus sediminicola genome encodes:
- a CDS encoding GIY-YIG nuclease family protein produces the protein MLQDIQDSNRPDPVPFLMTVDEQLDTTDAVDSYRYGKNDGEYLYLIYLADDPLDTASDITPVYVGESRNIGSRIYQHYKKIDDALPVDGWEDDGSWGSFSKYDHIAAVRDAADSQLYVWILDVDTVEKSPYGVETYRQELEAKLVGLIFAHPKYRQTMTNREFAPNQALYEIGNAGHEWLTTDFARPGTSTEPPRETVPTTENSKAELWDHWLEKYVYTDLTDESTADPIPLFATDEQLTVERTDTGRLKRSAAIDERIRTEGKKCVHAGGLREDGYEGVIYLMYQLEDFEERSRPSIVPRYIGKAEAYGKKNELSANFTEIAAERSSTRSFARWGDGDYWHIGELSMALFENDSRKVAWASELFEPGTHRLKEQTYLWVRAWEQGVDTGPYGYEAYLAELEPQLIGVAQASHPKQLLNKSNVPDDAPINSAEFSFEGVQELS
- a CDS encoding helix-turn-helix transcriptional regulator; translation: MTAGIDNIQFLATSAHRVGVLEALADGPTDRRELCEATGASSPTVGRVLADFKERRWLNRDGPTYGLTPLGEYVADRFLAFRDAMEIEEKLRDVWQWLPGEMPGFSAELFADAVVSYPGPGYPYEPVERLGQLIASTSSLRGFDNIVYKSSNLETACGAVLEGMTFEYVFTPKALEGTFAWNPDRIMEVTACENATVLVHDHLPDGDRCGLGIVDDRAGICCHDAETGALTAIIDTDAPEAREWAISVFEQVREEATPVDPAAFDSHESS
- a CDS encoding flavin-containing monooxygenase, with protein sequence MIEQYDTVVIGGGQAGLATGYYLQQHDQDFVILDASDHVGDAWRARWDSLRVFTPARYSSLPGMDYLSSPYAFPTKDEVADYLETYAQRFDLPVELGVRVDGLERSDDGFLVTASDRRIETDNVVVAMASYQVPKIPDFAADLPDDVVQLHTSDYRNPDQLQDGDVLVVGAGNSGAEIALDVADEHETKLSGRDVGHVPFQIDSWVGRHLGIPFVMRVLFHRILTTGTPIGRRKRPKMLSQGIQLVRVKPNDLDAAGVERVPRMTGVRDGRPVVGDAVLDVENVIWCTGFHPDFSWIDLSIFDGKERPKEPIHVRGVVPDEPGLYFVGLFFLYAMTSGLFTGVGRDAEYVVDHLTSTARQQPSHPSYTETVDGLPLQS
- a CDS encoding VOC family protein, translated to MANDHPLTARNVHHVGVTVPDLDEAVTFFVDALDCDVLYRKGPFGDPDGDSMERRLDVHPDARASLAMLRCGPTLNLELFEWDAPDQDETPPKNSDVGGMHLALHVEDLGTAVDTMADRGDVTVLNEPKTNDSGPTEGLQYVYCRVEWGLYVELLETPDRMPYADDTDERLYGPAPSWSFRPDQTE